A stretch of Eriocheir sinensis breed Jianghai 21 chromosome 68, ASM2467909v1, whole genome shotgun sequence DNA encodes these proteins:
- the LOC126988226 gene encoding NADH-ubiquinone oxidoreductase 49 kDa subunit-like produces the protein MAAGVLGSFGQKFLASPLCGGSRGLLKKAATGCYASRGAASWYPDPEWIKQFEGPVLVPPEEQGMMSPPKWATATRVVPVEKKVRNVTLNFGPQHPAAHGVLRLVLELDGETVMRADPHIGLLHRGTEKLIEYKTYTQALPYFDRLDYVSMMCNEQAYSLAVEKLLGLEAPIRAKYIRTMFAEITRILNHCMFLGAHAMDVGALTPFLWLFEEREKMMEFYERASGARLHAAYVRPGGVAIDIPIGLMDDIYEFISKFGERLDEVEDVLTNNRIWKQRTIDIGTVTAEEALNYGFSGVMLRGSGIKWDLRKTQPYDAYDLVEFDVPVGKNGDTYDRYLIRVEEMRQSLRIVEQCLNQMPAGEVRVDDAKVAPPRRSEMKTSMEALIHHFKVFTQGYQVPPGATYTAVEAPKGEFGVYLVSDGSSRPYRCKIKAPGFAHLAATDMVGKNHMLADIVAIIGTLDIVFGEVDR, from the exons ATGGCAGCCGGGGTGTTGGGCAGCTTCGGCCAGAAATTCCTCGCTTCTCCCCTGTGTGGCGGCTCTCGTGGCCTCCTGAAGAAGGCTGCCACAGGGTGCTACGCCAG CCGTGGGGCAGCCTCCTGGTATCCAGATCCAGAATGGATCAAGCAGTTCGAGGGTCCTGTGCTGGTGCCACCAGAGGAGCAGGGCATGATGTCACCCCCCAAGTGGGCCACTGCTACCAGGGTAGTGCCTGTTGAGAAGAAGGTCCGCAATGTGACCCTCAATTTTGGTCCCCAGCACCCAGCGGCTCACGGCGTGCTGAGGCTGGTGCTGGAGCTGGATGGAGAG ACAGTGATGCGTGCTGACCCCCACATTGGGCTGCTGCACCGAGGAACTGAGAAGCTAATTGAATACAAGACATACACCCAGGCGCTTCCTTACTTCGACCGCCTCGACTATGTGTCCATGATGTGCAACGAACAGGCGTACTCCCTGGCCGTGGAGAAGCTGCTTGGCCTGGAGGCTCCCATCAGGGCCAAGTACATCCGAA CCATGTTTGCCGAGATCACTCGCATCCTCAACCACTGCATGTTCCTGGGAGCTCATGCCATGGATGTGGGGGCCCTCACCCCCTTCCTGTGGCTCTTTGAGGAGCGTGAGAAGATGATGGAGTTCTATGAGCGAGCTTCCGGGGCCCGCCTTCATGCTGCCTATGTGCGGCCTGGTGGTGTAGCCATT GACATCCCAATTGGCCTCATGGATGACATTTACGAGTTCATCAGCAAGTTTGGGGAGCGgctggatgaggtggaggatgtGCTTACCAATAACCGTATCTGGAAACAGCGTACCATCGACATCGGTACTGTCACTGCCGAGGAGGCTCTTAACTATGGCTTCAG TGGGGTGATGCTGCGTGGCTCCGGCATCAAGTGGGACCTGCGCAAGACTCAGCCATATGATGCCTACGACTTGGTGGAGTTTGACGTTCCTGTAGGAAAGAATGGAGACACCTACGACAG GTACTTGATCCGTGTAGAGGAAATGAGGCAGTCACTGCGCATCGTTGAACAGTGCCTCAACCAGATGCCGGCAGGGGAGGTCCGTGTGGATGACGCCAAGGTGGCCCCACCCAGGAGAAGTGAGATGAAG ACATCGATGGAGGCTCTGATCCATCACTTCAAGGTCTTCACCCAGGGTTACCAGGTTCCCCCTGGAGCTACCTACACTGCTGTTGAGGCACCCAAGGGAGAGTTTGGAGTCTACCTGGTCTCTGATGGCTCATCAAGGCCTTACAG GTGCAAGATCAAGGCTCCAGGCTTTGCTCACTTGGCTGCCACAGACATGGTGGGCAAGAATCACATGCTGGCAGACATCGTGGCCATTATTGGGACTCTAGACATTGTGTTTGGTGAGGTTGATCGTTAA